The genomic stretch AGAGAAGAGCCAACTAACGCAATGTAACCCATCAGTTACGCCGCTATCCCCTGACATTGGCCCTCCGGCCATCTTGTTCCTGGTAACTCGTATCTATGAAGAGTTAATGTCCTGTGCCAAGAAAACTCGATGATCAGTGTTGATCCTGAGTGGTTGTTCGGCAAATTGAATACGAGGATCTGCAGTTCACCATCCATGCTTGGGGAAGTCATTTCGCAAACAGGGTTGAGACCGGCGAATACTTAAAAAGTGAAGGATGGACGCTTCCCTCCCGAAaggtcctcttcttcgtttgcCGCTCTTCTTTCAACCCTACATACACGCGATCTTCCTGTCAACCAGTAAAAGCCCTCCAACATGAAGTGGTCAGCATTGGTTCCTCTATCGGTCTCTGCACTGGCCGTTCTTCCCTCCACTGGTGCGTGGGAGTTCACTTGGAGAGACGCCAGCAACACAAGACACGTGGAATCCGGCCACGGGCCCTCCAAGTGTATAACCGTCGACCATAAGAAAGGAATGGTATTTTCCATTGATGCGCAAGGCgaaaagaacatcaacatgTTACTGTACGGCACCGATGACTGTTCGGGCAAGGCTGTGGGACAGGCGACCGAGCGCTTTTCCAAAGCGTCGTCGGTAGACATCCATGGTTTCCAAGTTGAGAGTCTCTCTACCGGATCGAATGCGACCACGACTGCTGCGAATGCTACCGTGACATCGACAAGACTCACTCAATCGTCCTCCACCGCCAACAGCGAATCCAGCGATGTGCCAACGACGTCGGCGACGACCACGTCTGATACAGctgccaccaccacaagTGCGAGTGAAACAAGCACGTCCACCCCGAATGCATCACTGCGACTGTCCGCTGCCGGTAGCGACATGGCCAAGACTGTGATTGGTATGGTGTTGGGACTTGCGACGGTCGAATGGCTGTGTTAGTCAACTCTGGTGGTAatgagaggaggagaggagatggTGGAATACTTATGGTTGAGTAGTTATAGTCTGTGTACTTTAATAGGGCCCTCAATATTTCATAGCAGCTCCTATGGCTCAGTTGGTAGAGCGCATGACTAGTAATCATGAGGTCCGCGGTTCAAATCCGCGTGGGAGCAGTTctatttttttccccccttttttcccccccAATCAGTGGATTGAACCACAACAGTAGATTTtataatatatctttttctcattgCTCGTTACCTATTTTTGCTCGGCTCCCACCAGCAAACTGTCAACGTGCGGCCCTATCTCGATGTTATGCCTGCTAATATTCGGAACGTGCCATCTGGAAGGGATGTCGAAAAAGAACGACCTCGTGTCGTTGCACCATGGTATTCAATTTCATAATTAACTACTTGCGATTTGTCCTTTCCTGACCCGCGCCTTAGCAAGGAGGCAACACCCTCTCTGGGCATGAGGAACAGAATATTGCTTGCTTTGCGCTATATATGTTGTTGGGATACCTATGCTAACCAATCAAAGCTAGCTGCCCCAGACCCTCCCTAAGTGTACTTGCCAGTCAAAAACCAGTGACCTCCGTCATAGATCGGTTTACCTTTAGAGGGCGAACATCCGATGATACACCAGGATTTCCAATGGGGGATCCTGAAGCCTCTAGGTACAAAGCATTTGGCTATAAGTCAAGACTCAGTTTCCTCGTCCCAATAGTCTTTTCTGCTCACCTGTGAGCTTTTTATACCCTTCTAGCCTACATATCGTTGCATTGTTGGCACTTTTATCTACCCTGGATACCAGATAACTTTGACAAGTTCGATATGCGGATAAATTGTCTTATAATCACTATTCTGCCTAGAGCGGAGAAAAGTATCTGACTATGCTGGGTAATCCATAAGCATTCAAAATCGAGCGTTGACCCGAATATAATTTGACAATGCGAGCAAGAGAATAACATTGGTGCTATGTGATCAGAATTTCAAGCgtggaggggagaaaaagaagaaaagattgTTGACGCGAGACATGTGCGGGGAAATCAACAAGCTAGGTACAAACAGTGCAATTTGGCAGATGCAATACTGTCATGGATCTATATGTTGAATATAGATCCTGGATACGGCAGCCGGCCAGCACATGGTATCAATGCAATTACCACCACCCCGTGTAAGACTGGAGAAAGCTatcagaagagcaagaaaccAAGTCTATTAAGGCTTGGACCAGGACAGGTCGATAGTACCAATTatgttcttgatattgtCCACAAATAAATCAACCATACCGTTTGTCACTCCTGTTGTAGTGGCACGGTCATAAGGGATGCCGTGATGCGAGATACCAATAGTGTTCTTGTAGTAGTGCAATTCGTGTGTGCACCCTTTCCCTTTGGTGCCAAAATCTCTTAATCCATTCTCACACAGAGTATCCAGTGTGGCTTTGGCTATCTTGCCAGCGTTTAGAGCAGCACGAGTCTGAGGTATCATATTCATTGTTGTCTTTAAGATgactttcttgttcttcaacaGCCATGAATCGGATTTAGAGGAGGCATCCGTAAAGTGGTGAGTCATATGGGTGATTTCCTTGTCCACCCAACTTCCGACAATATCATGACAGATGGCATCAACGGCAGCACGAAATGGGGCGGCTTCTTCGAAGTTCTTTGAGAGTTCCGTGGTACAGCTCGTCATATTGACTTCCTCTGAGATTGAAAGGGGAAAGCTCGCTGCACAGCTATCGGCCTTCTTGCCACTAGGAGCATGGAGGTTCAGGTCACCATTGCCATACACACCATGGCACTTGAAAGCAATGTTGCCATCCACAATATTAGCGGACTTAAAGCCATTTAGCTGCTTGACACATTGCAAGAAACTGGATTCAGTCCAATTGGTCTGGACTTCCGGGGAGTCGATCGTAACTAAAGCTTCATCGGCTGCCGGTGCAGGGGCAGCGTCAgagcagaaaaaaagagagctTGTTATGATAAAGATCGTAAGAAGAAACCTGGTATTCATTCTGCAATGGAATCCTAAGTATGGATAGGCTTGATGGAAGAACTGAGAATGATGTGATGCTGCAATAGATTCTCTGAACATCCAAAGTCTACTTATATCTGTCTGCTGGCGTAGCCTTCCATTAGATGATTTGAATTAGGTAACCGAAACTCCCTATCTACaatactttcttttcacctTTCCCTCATTACAATACAGTATGACGTTGACCAACACCAAGCATTGGATCCTTTGCTGGCTGCCATAGATGGCCCAGGCTTCCCCGTTTCATCTATAGAACGAGTGCCACGGGTCTCATGCAGGGCTCAAGCACTAATACCTAGGGGTGGCACTGCAATAACAGACACTACTCACATAGTACCATTGTTGGGGGTCATGCTGGGATCAGGTGTTCAAGGCACGACCTTGATGCCATATGTTGGTCGAGTTGGATTGACATAAACCGTGCATTAGCACTTGCACCATGACGTCACTCTATATCTGAGGCTCAGGATGGTGTATAGATAGGTTGAGCGTTTCTAATTATGGTTCTAAGCCAACAGTGTATCAAACAATTTTTAGATATTTACCGATTCTGATTGTAATATATCGGCATACGGTCAGGTGTGCATTTCTAATGTCGCAATGCGCGGTATCCTATATCCTACTGGACCAATGTTAAATTGCATATCCAACAACGACGATCCTCATATCTCGGTCTTCAACAGTTCCGAGATATCAGAACGCTCTTTTATACCAACATTGGCACTGTAGAAGAGCGAATTAGAAAAGACGATGTTCGCGTGCAGTTGGATCAGCGCGCTGGGGCCCCATCTTCACCTCGCTAGTGGTTGCATCCTGTTGGCCATAATCAAGGCTAATGCTAGATGCTCTATTCCTATAGATGGGAGTTCGCCATATGTGTCCTCAAATAAGCTTCGGAAAGAATAAAGTTGAAACATATGTGCCTTACGCCTCGAAGTTCGTGATCATCTGGATACTAGGGTTTAATCCAAGGGTTGATGGGTCAAGGAGCAACTACCAATCATTAGGGCTAACATTATATGGTATGTACTATTTCTAGGGGCTACAGTCGCTGCCTGACAAGGCTACCACATA from Aspergillus oryzae RIB40 DNA, chromosome 1 encodes the following:
- a CDS encoding uncharacterized protein (predicted protein) — protein: MKWSALVPLSVSALAVLPSTGAWEFTWRDASNTRHVESGHGPSKCITVDHKKGMVFSIDAQGEKNINMLLYGTDDCSGKAVGQATERFSKASSVDIHGFQVESLSTGSNATTTAANATVTSTRLTQSSSTANSESSDVPTTSATTTSDTAATTTSASETSTSTPNASLRLSAAGSDMAKTVIGMVLGLATVEWLC
- a CDS encoding uncharacterized protein (predicted protein), translated to MNTRFLLTIFIITSSLFFCSDAAPAPAADEALVTIDSPEVQTNWTESSFLQCVKQLNGFKSANIVDGNIAFKCHGVYGNGDLNLHAPSGKKADSCAASFPLSISEEVNMTSCTTELSKNFEEAAPFRAAVDAICHDIVGSWVDKEITHMTHHFTDASSKSDSWLLKNKKVILKTTMNMIPQTRAALNAGKIAKATLDTLCENGLRDFGTKGKGCTHELHYYKNTIGISHHGIPYDRATTTGVTNGMVDLFVDNIKNIIGTIDLSWSKP